In Sphingobacterium sp. PCS056, the following proteins share a genomic window:
- a CDS encoding voltage-gated chloride channel family protein, whose amino-acid sequence MMRIEHISILRQLVRWSIIVIPISIAIGSTVAFFLWILNLAIHYRFEHTYLLYLLPVAGLVIHLLYQSIGKSSERGNNLIMDEIHQPGGGVPKRMAPIVLFATVITHLFGGSAGREGTAVQIGGSIAQMFGKWFRLNQRDMSIVLTAGIAAGFGAVFGTPVAGAIFALEVLAIGKIKYDALLPCLIAGTVGDITVSAWKIHHTHYHIDAISPSGQTFWLSEYVSFDMLLLGKIIIASIAFGLASFMFAEMAHRIKAGMVGLVSKKWLIPMIGGCIIILLTRVTGKPDYLSLGVDPEYQGAVTIQSAFQSGGSDTWSWLWKTIYTTITLGTGFKGGEVTPLFYIGATLGNTLSELMNAPVGLFAALGFIAVFSGATNTPLACTLMGVELFGGEYTLYYAIACCTAYFFSGHSGIYSAQRIEVPKIFDSYFSSDTTLSESGKRRDDFLQYHISNFKKMVKKNK is encoded by the coding sequence TCAGGTGGAGCATTATTGTGATCCCGATATCGATTGCTATTGGAAGTACTGTAGCATTTTTTCTATGGATCTTGAATTTAGCAATACATTATAGATTTGAGCATACTTATCTTTTATATCTGTTGCCAGTAGCTGGGCTTGTTATTCATTTACTTTACCAATCTATAGGAAAGTCTTCTGAGAGAGGTAATAACCTCATAATGGATGAAATACATCAACCTGGAGGAGGTGTACCAAAGCGAATGGCTCCCATTGTACTTTTCGCGACAGTCATTACACATCTTTTCGGAGGTTCAGCCGGCCGAGAGGGGACTGCAGTCCAGATCGGGGGAAGTATTGCCCAAATGTTTGGAAAATGGTTTCGCCTCAATCAAAGAGATATGAGCATTGTGCTAACGGCCGGAATAGCCGCAGGTTTCGGGGCAGTATTTGGAACTCCTGTCGCAGGTGCTATATTTGCGTTGGAGGTATTGGCTATAGGTAAAATTAAATATGATGCCCTGCTTCCATGCCTCATAGCTGGTACCGTTGGCGATATAACAGTATCGGCCTGGAAGATACACCATACCCATTATCATATTGATGCTATTTCCCCGTCTGGACAAACTTTTTGGCTTTCAGAATACGTATCCTTTGATATGCTGTTGCTGGGAAAAATTATAATAGCTTCCATTGCATTTGGATTGGCCAGTTTTATGTTTGCTGAAATGGCCCACCGAATCAAAGCAGGTATGGTAGGTTTAGTCTCAAAAAAATGGCTTATTCCCATGATTGGAGGTTGCATTATTATTCTATTGACGCGTGTCACTGGTAAGCCCGACTACTTGAGCTTAGGTGTAGATCCCGAATACCAAGGAGCTGTAACTATTCAATCAGCATTCCAATCTGGTGGTTCCGATACATGGAGCTGGTTGTGGAAAACCATTTACACTACCATTACATTGGGTACAGGTTTTAAAGGTGGAGAAGTAACGCCGCTATTTTACATTGGAGCGACGTTGGGCAACACGCTTTCCGAGCTTATGAATGCACCAGTAGGTTTATTTGCAGCGCTTGGATTTATTGCCGTTTTTTCTGGGGCAACCAATACACCGCTTGCCTGTACATTAATGGGGGTGGAGCTTTTTGGCGGTGAATATACTCTCTATTATGCCATTGCCTGTTGTACCGCCTATTTCTTCAGTGGACACTCAGGTATATACAGTGCTCAGCGTATAGAAGTACCCAAAATATTCGATTCCTATTTTTCATCGGATACAACTTTATCCGAATCAGGTAAAAGGAGGGATGATTTTCTACAATATCATATCAGCAACTTTAAAAAAATGGTGAAAAAAAATAAATAG